Below is a window of Clostridium sp. JN-1 DNA.
CTTTTCAGCATAATTTTTAAACTTATCAAGCGTATTTTTACTTACACTTGAAGACAATAATATTAAAAATACCCTGCCGCGTTTTATTCCATCTTCACATTTATTATAACCTTCTAAAGTTTTTCCTGCACGTTTTGCCAGTCCTAAAAATTGAAAAAAGTTATTTTTCATTTTCTATTTCTTCCTTAAGTTTACTATATATTTCTTCATCTATAGTAATTTCTAAATTTTTTTCTAGTCTCTTGCTTTTAAATGCTTTCTCCAAACAGTCGATGTTTTTACAAACATAAGCTCCTCTTCCATTTTTTTTGCCAGTTAAGTCTATAAAAACTTCGTCTTCTTTGTTTTTTACAACCCTTATAAGCTCTTTCTTGGGTTTCATCTCCATGCATCCAGTACACATTCTCTTAGGTATCTTTTTTACCTTCATAGTTTTCACCACCTAATCTTCAAAATAAGTTTATTCCAAAACATCGCTGGTGTCTTCAGTATCTTTAATGTCTTCAGTACCTTTAATTTCCTCAGTATCTTTAATTTCTTCAGTGTCCTTAGTCTTTTCAACTTGTGATTTACTTTTGATATCAATTTTCCATCCTGTAAGTCTAGCAGCTAATCTAACATTTTGACCTTCTTTACCAATAGCTAATGAAAGCTGGTTGTCATCTACCACAATTTGTGCAAACTTGTTTTCTTCGTTCAAAGTTACATCTAAAACTTTAGCTGGGCTTAGAGAGTTAGCTATATATTCTTCTGGAAGTTTACTCCACTTTATGATATCAATTTTTTCATTTTTTAATTCATTAACTATGTTTTGAACCCTTATTCCTTTAGGTCCAACGCAAGCACCCATAGGATCAACATTTTCATCATTTGAACTAACTGCTATCTTAGTTCTTGAACCTGCTTCTCTAGATATTGCCTTAATTTCAACAGTACCATCAAATATTTCAGGAACTTCAAGTTCAAATAA
It encodes the following:
- a CDS encoding ribosomal L7Ae/L30e/S12e/Gadd45 family protein, coding for MKNNFFQFLGLAKRAGKTLEGYNKCEDGIKRGRVFLILLSSSVSKNTLDKFKNYAEKFNVPIIENIDEDKLSKSIGASVIKVLGISDENISKKLINIWK
- a CDS encoding YlxR family protein codes for the protein MKVKKIPKRMCTGCMEMKPKKELIRVVKNKEDEVFIDLTGKKNGRGAYVCKNIDCLEKAFKSKRLEKNLEITIDEEIYSKLKEEIENEK